From Thunnus maccoyii chromosome 21, fThuMac1.1, whole genome shotgun sequence, the proteins below share one genomic window:
- the chst2b gene encoding carbohydrate sulfotransferase 2 — protein MRGKQYHQPLKLTAPWEKDAGFGRKLKTYRNHTKIIAQPGIVMKVLRRKRIVLFMAYFLLLVLTMLNLANYKWTKEPQQCNHQMRSTTYQSRSDIRFLYRPSLAKKRQLIYVLTTWRSGSSFFGELFNQNPEVFFLYEPMWHIWQKLYPGDAVSLQGAARDMLSSLYRCDLSVFQLYNSPGGKNFTSLGLFGATLNKVVCSYPLCSAYRKEVVGMVDDKVCKKCPPQSLRLLEEECLKYNTIVIKGVRILDVNVLAPLMEDPSLDLKVIHLVRDPRAVANSRIKSRHGLIRENLQVVRSRDPKLRRIPFVDPGHKANKKDGSDYHSIGAMEVICDRTSRTLRTALNPPSWLKGKYMAVRYEDLVENPVKTLRNIYRFANLTTNHDIESFALNMTSGSSSSSKPFIVSSRNATQAASAWRTVLSIQQIKQVEDYCHHAMSVLGYERVRTAGEAKDLSKSLLTHSKL, from the coding sequence ATGAGAGGCAAACAATATCATCAACCACTGAAGTTGACAGCGCCTTGGGAGAAGGATGCTGGCTTTGGGAGGAAGCTTAAAACCTACAGGAATCATACCAAGATAATAGCACAGCCTGGGATCGTGATGAAAGTCCTCCGCAGGAAGAGAATTGTGTTATTTATGGCCTATTTCTTGCTGCTGGTACTCACTATGCTTAACTTGGCTAATTATAAATGGACTAAGGAGCCACAGCAGTGTAATCATCAGATGAGGAGCACCACTTATCAGAGCAGATCTGACATTCGCTTCCTGTACCGGCCCTCTCTGGCCAAAAAGAGACAGCTTATCTATGTTCTGACTACCTGGAGGTCAGGCTCGTCCTTTTTCGGGGAGCTTTTTAACCAAAATCCTGAAGTGTTCTTCTTGTACGAGCCGATGTGGCACATCTGGCAGAAACTCTACCCGGGTGATGCAGTGTCTTTACAAGGGGCAGCCAGGGACATGCTTAGCTCCTTATACCGCTGTGATTTGTCTGTTTTCCAACTTTACAACAGCCCCGGGGGCAAGAATTTCACCTCCTTGGGACTATTTGGGGCCACCCTCAATAAAGTGGTGTGCTCCTATCCCCTCTGCTCAGCCTACAGGAAAGAGGTGGTGGGGAtggtggatgataaggtgtgtAAAAAGTGCCCCCCTCAAAGCCTTAGACTGTTGGAGGAGGAGTGCCTCAAATATAACACCATAGTCATTAAAGGGGTACGTATTTTGGACGTTAACGTGTTGGCTCCACTAATGGAGGATCCATCCTTGGATTTGAAGGTGATACACCTGGTCAGAGACCCGCGGGCAGTGGCCAACTCCAGAATCAAATCCAGACATGGCCTGATAAGGGAGAACTTACAGGTGGTCCGCAGCAGGGACCCTAAACTTCGCCGGATACCTTTCGTGGATCCTGGTCACAAAGCCAACAAGAAAGATGGCTCAGACTACCACTCCATAGGAGCCATGGAGGTGATCTGTGACCGCACCTCCAGGACGTTGAGGACTGCCTTAAACCCACCCAGCTGGCTGAAGGGGAAGTACATGGCCGTGCGGTATGAGGACCTGGTCGAGAACCCAGTCAAGACCTTGCGGAACATCTACCGCTTCGCCAACCTGACCACCAACCACGACATCGAGTCGTTTGCGCTGAACATGACCAGtggttccagctcctcctcTAAGCCATTCATAGTGTCGTCCAGGAATGCCACACAAGCTGCTAGTGCATGGAGAACAGTGCTCAGCATTCAACAGATCAAACAAGTGGAGGACTACTGCCACCATGCCATGTCTGTGCTGGGGTATGAAAGAGTGAGAACAGCCGGGGAGGCGAAGGACTTGAGCAAATCACTACTGACACACTCCAAACTGTGA